A single Lolium perenne isolate Kyuss_39 chromosome 6, Kyuss_2.0, whole genome shotgun sequence DNA region contains:
- the LOC127308119 gene encoding uncharacterized protein: MADPKTKKIGTRAYLQWTPEMDTALLDTLVEHHNNGDTAQNGWKPHTYTACIKHVKETCDVDITKDKIQARIKTFDKHYEIISKMLAQSGFGWDSEKNMVEVYSDEVWSRYVEANKEAAGYRNKVVTNWHAIQTIYSKDHATGVGATTAVESVQEQFTPVPGESPEVPQKRQRTGEAILCMMGEMRTSFDEALKATEPLPMPKVTPPTEIYDALKKLSLEESDLLRAYGKLIINERLFEALKALPEEIKKPWLLSLP; encoded by the exons ATGGCTGAcccaaaaacaaagaaaattgGTACTAGAGCTTACCTTCAATGGACTCCTGAGATGGACACGGCATTGTTGGACACCCTTGTTGAGCATCACAACAATGGAGACActgctcaaaatggttggaagccACATACATACACTGCTTGCATTAAGCATGTGAAGGAAACATGTGATGTTGACATCACAAAGGATAAAATCCAAGCAAGAATTAAAACATTTGACAAGCATTATGAGATCATTAGCAAGATGCTTGCTCAGAGTGGTTTTGGATGGGATTCGGAAAAAAACATGGTGGAGGTTTATAGTGATGAAGTGTGGTCTCGTTATGTTGAG GCCAACAAAGAAGCAGCTGGCTACAGGAACAAGGTGGTGACAAATTGGCATGCTATCCAGACTATATATTCAAAAGACCATGCAACTGGTGTAGGTGCTACGACAGCAGTTGAGTCTGTTCAAGAACAATTCACACCAGTTCCTGGAGAATCTCCAGAAGTACCTCAGAAAAGGCAACGCACCGGGGAAGCTATCTTGTGCATGATGGGAGAAATGAGGACATCTTTTGATGAAGCTTTGAAAGCAACCGAGCCACTTCCTATGCCAAAGGTGACTCCTCCAACTGAAATCTATGATGCACTCAAGAAGTTAAGTTTGGAGGAATCAGATCTGCTGAGAGCTTATGGGAAGTTGATCATCAATGAACGCTTATTTGAAGCACTGAAGGCGCTCCCCGAGGAAATTAAGAAGCCATGGCTCTTGTCCTTGCCTTGA